The Agrobacterium larrymoorei sequence AGCCGATTGGCGTGGAATATGCCATCACGCCGCTCGGGCATTCCCTGCGCGAACCTTTCGAAGCTCTATGCGCCTGGGCGGCGGCCAATGGCGACAAGATCGAGGCGGCGATGAAAACCTATGATGGCGCGAAAGAGCGTCGGTGACGGCTTCTGGGCAACCTCCCCAACTGGCGGCCCGTCAAACCGCTCGGTGCCCTCCTGAGCCGCCACTTTTGACCTCGCATCGCGCGTCTCGGCAGGCAGGCCTTCGACACAAAAACATTGAAGCTTGTGGCCCGACCCCATAAAGCCTGCTCGCAAACGGTCTCGATGCTGCGATAGCCGATCCCGGATCAGGGAAGCGCGCCGCGAGCATGGAAGCGAACAAAGGAACTGAGATGTCGATCACGGTACAGAAGACAATCCCCGCACAGCGCATGCGCCAGTTCGACCAGATGGTCGATCGCTGGCTGGCAGAAGGCCCGATCAAGCTGGCAACGAATGCGACGATCACCGCGATGGACAATGCCGGCATCCCGAAGGAGGAACAGGCCGCGATCATCGAGGACCGCGACATCATCATGCGATACAATATGCGCCTCGGCGTCATCAGCGAAGTTTTCGCGCCCGCCATCGAGAAGGCGGTGGGTTCATCCCGCTCGGGAAGCGAAGCGCAGGACGAGATCGCAAGGTTGATCGTCACGGCCATCGGCATCCGTCAGAGCGATGACAGCGAATTGGTGACATTCACATTCGCAAGTCAGGCTGAAGCGGATCTGTTCGATCAGTCTGTCTGAGTCCATTGGTGAGGGAGGCTATCGGGTCCGCATTCGGCGCCCATTCACCGCTTACAACCTGCGGCCTCGGCCGAATGACTGCCGCGATTCCTTGGCGGAATCCGCAAAGCCCGGTGGCTTGTTTTTGACCCAGGTGACGAAGGTCTGCACAGCCGGGTCTTCCAGAATGGCCTCGATCGTAGAAAATTTCTTGGCGAGTTGGGCATCGGTGAAGATCGAATGGATCTGGTCGTGGCAGATCCGATGCAGACAGACGGTTTTCTTTCCACCCTTGCTCTTGGGAACGAGATGATGCTCGTCTTTCTGGTCGTCCGGAATGATGCGCTCGCACAGCGGACAGATCACCGGCTCCGGCGTCGGCTCATCCCATGACGCAAACTCATCCCTGTTCTTGCGGGCCATGACTTGATCTTTCCTGCTATGGATTCGGATGCTGCCCGCTAAGGCGCCTTGCGCCACTTTTGACGCATCGAGCTTTCCGACGCGAATATGACGACGTGCCTATGACTAGCACAAAACCGTCAAAACCGCATCGCCTGTTTTGGCGCGTCTGATCCGTCCTTCTCCATCAGTCGAAATCCGCCGGCATTGCAGATCACGCGCGCAGTGTGTCCGCAACCGGAGCATTGGCATAACCATGGCCCAGGCCGCGCTCATGCTTCAGTATATGAACACACATAAATGTGATCGAGACCACACAGGCAACCTGCTCCAGACAGTGTATGCAACCCATTGGCGAAGCCAATATCATGATTTTAAACGGCTTCAGGGGGAATGTGTGGGACTGCCATGGAGACAATGCAGAGGCGCCTGGTCAAAAATCTGTTGGAAGGCGGGGGATTTTATTCCTGGTCATTGGCAACGAACCTGCTGACAGGTGATCTGGCCTTCGCGCAGATATACGAGATCGATCAGGACGACCTCGCCAAGGGTATTCCGGTCGAGTCCATACTCGAAAGAATCGTCGAGGAAGACCGTCCGCGCCTCGCCGCCCGCATCCATGATGTCATCCTTGGCGGCACACCCTTTGTCTCGCCCTATCGGATCTATTGTGCCGATGGACAGGTGAAGTCTCTTCTAAGCATGGGTTCCTGCGCCAGGGACGCCGATGGTGTGCCTTCGGTCTATTCGGGTGTCGTGCTTGTCGAAAGGGAGATTGGCGCGAATTCCGGGGCTGAAGGGCTCGAATTGCACATCGGCGCTGCAATCGATCTGGCGAAGACGAAGAAGTTGGAACTGACGGAACGGTACCTGTCCTCTGCGCTCAGATCTCTCTCGCCCGGCGGCTCATAAGACCAATACGAAGCCTGCGCGGACGCGTGATGATCGTCCAGGCGGCTGGGTCAGCCCTGATCCTTACCTGGGGTGCAGCACTTCACGTCGAGAGTTTGACGAGAGACGAAAGGACTTCCCGCTCCGAATATGGCTTGCCGACGAAGCCAACCGGCTTGGATGCCTGCGCAAGCGCGCGGGTTCTTTCGTCCAGATTCGCGCTGACGAAGAGGGACGGGACATCCCAGCGATTGCGGAGCACCGCAGCCGTCTCGACGCCGTTCGTTCCCCGGGCAAGATTGACATCCATAATGGCGACGTCGACGGCTCCATCGACCTTCTCGGCGAGTGCGATGGCCTGAAGCATGTCGGATGCCTGACCGACGACGGTGTGCCCCGCGTCGACCAGCATGTCCTCAAGGTCCAGGGCCAGAAGCATTTCATCCTCGACGATCATCACGCGCAGCGGCATTGAGGAGCCTCCACCGGGAATGTTATCATCCATGAACTCCGACCGTCTGGGCGCGAGATGGTGCCATCGATCTGGCTCGCCATGCTGGCGACCAGGCGTTCTGACAATTCGCTGGCTGGCGACGCAATCTCATCGCCGATAATGCTCAACACGTACCGGTCAGGCGAACTCCGTTTCAAGGCCACGCGAATCCGGTCGCCACCGCTGCGGTGCTGCGGCACATCATGGACAAGCTCGCTGACGATCACGGAGACGGGAATCGCGCGTTCGGGGGGAAGGCTGATCTCATCGACGTCGATTTCAATCCGCTCTCCTCCGGCAACGGTCATGTCTCTGCAAAGCTTGTCGAGATGTTCGGCCATGTTCACGGCCAGCGAGTTCTGATCCCGGTAGAGACCTTCATGCACGGATATGATGGCACGGACACGCGAAATGGCGCGATCGAAAGCCTGGGCGACCGCAGGCTCTTCCAGACGGCGGGCCTGAAGCCGCAATGTGCTGATCACCAGTTGCAAACTGTTCTTGACGCGGTGGTTCACCTCGGCAAGCAAGAGATCCTTCTGCGCGACGAGATCGCTCTTCTCTTCAAGCGCCGATGAAAGCGCCGCCTCGCGTTCCCGGTCGGCGGTCACATCCATCAGGACGCCGATCATCCTGATCTTGCCGGTCG is a genomic window containing:
- a CDS encoding PAS domain-containing protein; protein product: MQRRLVKNLLEGGGFYSWSLATNLLTGDLAFAQIYEIDQDDLAKGIPVESILERIVEEDRPRLAARIHDVILGGTPFVSPYRIYCADGQVKSLLSMGSCARDADGVPSVYSGVVLVEREIGANSGAEGLELHIGAAIDLAKTKKLELTERYLSSALRSLSPGGS
- a CDS encoding response regulator: MPLRVMIVEDEMLLALDLEDMLVDAGHTVVGQASDMLQAIALAEKVDGAVDVAIMDVNLARGTNGVETAAVLRNRWDVPSLFVSANLDERTRALAQASKPVGFVGKPYSEREVLSSLVKLST
- a CDS encoding HNH endonuclease, whose product is MARKNRDEFASWDEPTPEPVICPLCERIIPDDQKDEHHLVPKSKGGKKTVCLHRICHDQIHSIFTDAQLAKKFSTIEAILEDPAVQTFVTWVKNKPPGFADSAKESRQSFGRGRRL